A section of the Arcobacter roscoffensis genome encodes:
- a CDS encoding helix-turn-helix transcriptional regulator encodes MNPYIKKYIPIADFLGEVLGQNTEIIIHDMTNYDHSIVHIINAHISNRKIGDPITDLVLDFIATESKGNKQFICNYNSKTIEGRLLYSSTFFIRNDKNEIVGALCLNSDYHDVKKSLSFITSLLPNYVDDKILSLNNIKENLNTNPQEITLNKIDAIIQQFDVVPQRMNTKEKTEIIQALNDCGIFNIRGAVQEVADKLQMSEPSVYRYIKKIKKV; translated from the coding sequence TTGAATCCTTATATAAAAAAATACATTCCTATAGCTGATTTCTTAGGAGAAGTATTAGGACAAAATACAGAAATTATCATACATGATATGACTAATTATGATCATTCAATAGTACATATAATAAATGCACATATTAGTAATAGAAAAATAGGTGATCCTATAACTGATTTGGTTTTAGATTTTATTGCTACTGAATCAAAAGGAAATAAACAGTTTATATGTAACTACAACTCTAAAACAATTGAAGGAAGACTTTTATACTCTTCTACATTTTTTATTAGAAATGATAAAAATGAAATAGTTGGAGCTTTATGTTTAAACTCTGATTATCATGATGTTAAAAAGTCTTTATCATTTATCACATCACTACTTCCTAACTATGTGGATGATAAAATTTTATCACTTAACAATATAAAAGAGAATCTAAATACAAACCCACAAGAAATAACACTAAATAAAATAGATGCAATAATACAGCAATTTGATGTAGTACCTCAAAGAATGAACACAAAAGAAAAAACAGAAATCATTCAAGCTTTAAATGATTGTGGTATTTTCAATATAAGAGGTGCAGTTCAAGAAGTAGCAGATAAACTACAAATGTCTGAACCATCTGTTTATAGATATATCAAAAAAATCAAAAAGGTTTAA
- a CDS encoding DUF6726 family protein — MKNLILKTTFLLFIVLNFQGCIVGTVAAAPFKIVGAAVNVVTPDIVGDTISATGDVVDTVIPF, encoded by the coding sequence ATGAAAAATTTGATTTTAAAAACTACATTTCTTCTATTTATAGTATTAAATTTTCAAGGATGTATAGTAGGAACTGTTGCAGCAGCTCCTTTTAAAATAGTAGGTGCAGCTGTAAATGTAGTAACACCTGATATTGTAGGTGATACTATTTCAGCAACAGGTGATGTAGTAGATACGGTAATACCATTTTGA
- a CDS encoding AzlD domain-containing protein yields the protein MSSIDLNALIIIFFVALGTYSLRVSGLLLSSKFVKEEGDLKLFLDYLPSTLLLALVVPSILKEGMIGLVAAFLIFLCMYKTKSILLSLLIGVVTIALYRNFFL from the coding sequence ATGAGTAGTATAGATTTAAATGCTTTAATAATCATATTTTTTGTAGCACTTGGAACTTATAGTTTAAGAGTATCAGGACTTCTTTTGTCTTCAAAGTTTGTAAAAGAAGAGGGGGATTTAAAACTTTTTTTAGATTATCTTCCATCAACTTTACTTTTAGCTTTGGTTGTACCTTCGATTTTAAAAGAGGGTATGATAGGTCTTGTGGCTGCTTTTTTGATATTTTTGTGTATGTATAAAACAAAGAGTATTTTACTATCACTTCTAATAGGTGTAGTAACGATAGCTTTATATAGAAACTTCTTTCTATAA
- a CDS encoding AzlC family ABC transporter permease has translation MKNEFLDGFVANMPIGISVFTYGSVLGVLSTQKGVELFELVLMNIFIFAGSSQFVLVQMWDNTLDIIAMITAALLINLRYFLVGASLNPLFKQSSKKEKFKYMHFATDESWAITMQRLKSQDITPKFLFGGGVCIFLTWFVGTVLGYNLGEFINDPKIYGLDFAFVAIFFALALSMYKGKQDITPWIITALVAVVSSLYIDGNFYIVIAAIVGSYSAVILHKRKSL, from the coding sequence ATGAAAAATGAATTTTTAGATGGATTTGTGGCAAATATGCCAATAGGAATAAGTGTTTTCACTTATGGTTCAGTATTAGGTGTACTTAGTACTCAAAAGGGTGTTGAGCTTTTTGAGTTGGTACTTATGAATATATTTATTTTTGCAGGTTCTTCCCAGTTTGTCCTAGTACAAATGTGGGATAATACTCTTGATATTATAGCTATGATAACAGCTGCTTTACTTATAAATCTTAGATATTTTTTAGTTGGGGCTTCACTAAATCCTCTTTTTAAACAAAGTAGTAAAAAAGAGAAGTTCAAATATATGCACTTCGCAACAGATGAGTCTTGGGCTATAACAATGCAAAGATTAAAAAGTCAAGATATTACTCCAAAGTTTTTATTTGGTGGTGGAGTTTGTATCTTTCTTACTTGGTTTGTTGGAACTGTTTTAGGGTATAACTTAGGAGAGTTTATAAATGACCCTAAAATTTATGGTTTAGACTTTGCTTTTGTGGCTATATTTTTTGCTTTGGCTTTGAGTATGTATAAAGGAAAACAAGATATAACTCCTTGGATAATCACAGCACTTGTAGCAGTAGTATCAAGTTTATATATAGATGGAAACTTTTATATTGTAATAGCTGCAATAGTTGGCTCATACAGTGCTGTGATTTTACATAAAAGGAAGAGTTTATGA
- a CDS encoding AraC family transcriptional regulator encodes MKKQEEVIYDAKFWKPKINEDIVLHKAHFNNYGFDKHVHEDYTIGLIYEGQMDAFVDGQKKKLNKASVITINPDETHACQSQYCEGYKHYSLYLKPSFVKKFQEENFYNEELFFSSGIFENQYLANKLTSLIMQNEYKTHSNIDFECDLVNTLNELFLNNSKAKTPIILSKHDMMINRAKEFMNYNLHLDLSLDDISNELDISKYHFLRLFKQKTFISPHSYLMLKRIERAKQALQKGESIINTTYMCGFNDQSHLSRRFKAFVGLTPGNYRKFFN; translated from the coding sequence ATGAAGAAGCAAGAAGAAGTAATTTATGATGCAAAATTTTGGAAGCCTAAAATAAATGAAGATATAGTTTTACATAAGGCTCATTTTAATAACTATGGTTTTGATAAGCATGTACATGAAGACTATACTATTGGTCTAATTTATGAAGGACAGATGGATGCTTTTGTAGATGGACAGAAAAAAAAGCTAAATAAAGCCAGTGTAATTACGATTAATCCAGATGAAACACATGCTTGCCAAAGCCAGTACTGTGAGGGCTACAAGCATTATTCTTTATATCTTAAACCAAGCTTTGTAAAAAAGTTTCAAGAGGAAAACTTCTACAATGAAGAGCTTTTTTTCTCTTCAGGAATCTTTGAAAATCAATATCTTGCAAATAAACTTACAAGTTTGATAATGCAAAATGAGTATAAAACACACTCAAATATAGACTTTGAGTGTGATTTAGTAAATACTTTAAATGAATTATTTTTAAATAATAGTAAAGCTAAAACTCCTATTATTTTAAGTAAACATGATATGATGATAAATAGAGCTAAAGAGTTTATGAATTATAACTTGCATCTTGACTTGTCACTTGATGATATTTCAAATGAACTTGATATATCTAAATATCACTTTTTAAGACTTTTTAAACAAAAGACTTTTATCTCACCTCATTCATACTTAATGCTAAAAAGAATTGAGCGAGCAAAACAAGCTTTACAAAAAGGTGAGAGTATTATAAATACTACATATATGTGTGGCTTTAATGATCAAAGCCATTTAAGCAGAAGATTCAAAGCCTTTGTAGGTTTAACTCCAGGAAACTATAGAAAGTTTTTTAATTAG
- a CDS encoding cache domain-containing protein, whose product MISYFYVKNTYDDFEKQMENFVQEYYEDQKRILKKEIDTVIDVLNYNLTKVDTDEEEIKEDAIRLLNNISFQESKSNYYFVYDILDIKGGDDFARLIVNPNRPDLIGKLISTEFKDANGKKFREEFLKNISIKGEAFTQYAYKKPNTNDEIRQKLSYFKYYENWNWVIAVGVYIDDIEKEITKKREALEKTVRNQVGQNIVLFVMFLSIAILISIAVSQKIDEVLKVYQNKVKTKTKELEELNQNLENRVTYEVEKNREKEQLLIQKSRFIALGEMISNIAHQWRQPLSELSSILMYIKFKHSIGALDDETMQKKSKEADTVLEFMSHTIDDFRNFFMPKKEKEEFYLVKMLESVMTIVSSALKNNNITVTIDIDENIKLFTYQNEYEQVLLNILKNAKDVLIEKNVSNPKIFIWAKEQEFDVSLYIEDNGGGVTVEPKSKIFEPYFTTRDDNDGTGIGLYMSKTIVDKNMKGKLSVENINDGARFTIEVPK is encoded by the coding sequence ATGATTTCATATTTTTATGTAAAAAATACATATGATGATTTTGAAAAGCAAATGGAAAATTTTGTTCAAGAGTACTATGAAGACCAAAAAAGAATACTTAAAAAAGAGATAGATACTGTTATTGATGTATTAAATTACAATCTTACTAAAGTAGATACAGATGAAGAAGAGATAAAAGAAGATGCCATAAGACTTTTAAATAATATTTCATTTCAAGAAAGTAAAAGCAACTATTATTTTGTATATGATATTTTAGACATAAAAGGTGGAGATGATTTTGCAAGGCTTATTGTAAATCCAAATAGACCTGATCTTATTGGTAAATTGATTTCTACAGAATTTAAAGATGCAAATGGTAAAAAATTTAGAGAAGAGTTTCTAAAAAATATAAGTATAAAGGGTGAAGCTTTTACTCAATATGCATATAAAAAACCAAATACAAATGATGAGATTAGACAAAAGTTATCCTACTTTAAATATTATGAAAACTGGAACTGGGTAATTGCTGTTGGTGTTTATATCGACGATATAGAAAAAGAAATAACAAAAAAAAGAGAAGCTTTAGAAAAAACAGTAAGAAACCAAGTAGGGCAAAATATAGTTTTATTTGTGATGTTTTTATCTATTGCTATCTTAATCTCTATTGCAGTATCTCAAAAAATTGATGAGGTTTTAAAAGTTTATCAAAATAAAGTAAAAACAAAAACAAAAGAGCTTGAAGAGTTAAATCAGAATTTAGAAAATAGAGTAACTTATGAGGTTGAAAAAAATAGAGAAAAAGAGCAACTTCTTATTCAAAAGTCAAGGTTTATTGCTTTAGGTGAAATGATTTCAAATATCGCTCATCAATGGAGACAGCCTTTATCTGAGCTTTCTTCTATTTTGATGTATATTAAATTTAAACATAGTATCGGTGCTTTAGATGATGAAACAATGCAGAAAAAATCTAAAGAAGCAGATACTGTTTTAGAGTTTATGTCTCATACTATTGATGACTTTAGAAACTTCTTTATGCCTAAAAAAGAGAAAGAAGAGTTTTATCTAGTTAAAATGCTTGAATCTGTTATGACTATTGTTTCAAGTGCTTTAAAAAACAATAATATTACTGTAACAATTGATATAGATGAAAACATAAAACTATTCACTTACCAAAATGAGTATGAACAAGTACTTTTAAATATCTTGAAAAATGCTAAAGATGTATTGATTGAAAAAAATGTGAGTAATCCAAAGATTTTCATTTGGGCAAAAGAGCAAGAATTTGATGTATCTTTATATATAGAAGATAATGGTGGTGGAGTTACTGTTGAACCAAAATCAAAGATATTTGAACCATACTTTACTACAAGAGATGATAATGATGGTACAGGAATAGGACTTTATATGTCAAAAACAATTGTAGATAAAAATATGAAAGGTAAACTTTCAGTAGAAAATATAAATGATGGAGCGAGATTTACTATAGAAGTTCCAAAGTAA
- a CDS encoding response regulator transcription factor has protein sequence MQDNIISKLNAFSVLYIEDEDGIRNNIKEILDHLFKETITAKNASDGHIKYVQNKPDLIITDIRMPPGETGIDLIKKIRESDSKTRIIITSAHTDLEYMLKAAELHLVKYIIKPITQEKLMDALEAFVKTHDENKIYTLNENCYFDYSKSIISNKEETHNLTKKENMFLKLLITKNRIITYEEMETQIWDEDSVMTQNAMRLFIKNFRKKLPEKCLKNIQGTGYRLVLGEQ, from the coding sequence ATGCAAGATAATATAATTAGTAAGTTAAATGCTTTTTCAGTACTTTACATAGAAGATGAAGATGGCATTAGAAATAATATCAAAGAGATATTAGACCACTTATTTAAAGAAACAATTACAGCAAAAAACGCAAGCGATGGCCATATAAAATATGTTCAAAATAAACCTGACTTAATCATTACAGACATTAGAATGCCCCCTGGTGAAACTGGAATTGATTTAATAAAAAAAATAAGAGAATCAGATTCAAAAACTAGAATCATAATCACTTCAGCTCACACAGATTTAGAATATATGCTAAAAGCAGCTGAACTACATCTTGTAAAATATATCATCAAACCTATAACACAAGAAAAACTTATGGATGCTCTTGAAGCTTTTGTAAAAACACATGATGAAAATAAAATCTACACTTTAAATGAAAATTGCTATTTTGACTATAGTAAATCTATTATTTCAAACAAAGAAGAAACACACAATCTTACAAAAAAAGAGAATATGTTCTTAAAACTTCTTATCACTAAAAATAGAATCATCACATATGAAGAAATGGAAACTCAAATCTGGGATGAAGACTCTGTTATGACACAAAATGCCATGAGATTATTTATCAAAAACTTTAGAAAAAAATTACCTGAAAAATGCCTAAAAAACATTCAAGGTACTGGATATAGACTAGTTTTAGGAGAGCAGTAG
- a CDS encoding S8 family peptidase codes for MKLINIQKYSIALTLAISLTACGGGGGGSTSSTSISNVVNSVIDDNMFQFAWHINKNINSTYKTNNNINNESHISLEEAWAITKGKQTNGEAIKVAVIDEDFEVNHPNIKNKIYKAYNAMDDTSNISDADGDTFYHGLAVAGIIVGDEVGVAPNTELILINLDFEDNNLSELDILKAFNYAKDNGAKVINCSWGLGNIPQTISDRINQLKDDGIIVVFASGNEGVDLDQAGNEDLSEISSVIGVGASSVKNDVTSYSNYGSTIDVIAPGGGSLNDGLLGILSLDQSGSAGENDNNQLSYTNENLNNYTLTSGTSFAAPTTSGLVALMLSVNPNLTFNQIRTILISTTDRVGGTDADYSNGGFDTKRAYGKINAKKAIEAAQASLNP; via the coding sequence ATGAAATTAATTAATATTCAAAAATATAGCATAGCACTTACTTTAGCTATTAGTCTTACTGCTTGTGGTGGTGGAGGTGGAGGTAGTACCTCATCTACTTCTATTTCAAATGTTGTAAATTCAGTGATTGATGATAATATGTTTCAGTTTGCTTGGCATATTAATAAAAATATAAACTCAACATACAAAACAAACAATAACATAAATAATGAATCACACATAAGTTTGGAAGAAGCTTGGGCAATAACAAAAGGTAAACAAACAAATGGTGAAGCTATAAAAGTAGCAGTAATTGATGAAGATTTTGAAGTCAATCACCCTAATATAAAAAATAAGATATATAAAGCTTACAATGCAATGGATGATACTTCAAATATTTCAGACGCAGATGGTGATACATTTTATCATGGTCTTGCGGTTGCAGGTATTATTGTAGGAGATGAAGTTGGTGTTGCTCCAAATACAGAACTTATTTTAATTAACTTGGACTTTGAAGACAATAACCTTAGTGAACTTGATATTTTAAAAGCCTTTAATTATGCAAAAGACAATGGAGCAAAAGTTATAAACTGTAGTTGGGGATTAGGAAATATTCCACAAACAATTTCAGATAGAATAAATCAACTTAAAGATGATGGAATTATAGTTGTATTTGCATCTGGAAATGAAGGAGTAGACTTAGACCAAGCTGGAAATGAAGACTTATCTGAAATTAGCTCAGTTATTGGAGTGGGTGCTTCAAGTGTAAAGAATGACGTAACTTCATACTCAAACTATGGTTCAACCATTGATGTAATAGCACCTGGTGGAGGAAGTTTAAACGATGGATTACTTGGTATTTTATCCCTAGATCAAAGTGGAAGTGCAGGAGAAAATGATAATAATCAACTTTCCTATACAAATGAAAATTTAAATAACTATACTTTAACATCTGGTACAAGCTTTGCAGCACCTACAACAAGTGGTTTAGTTGCATTAATGTTATCTGTAAACCCAAATCTTACTTTTAATCAAATAAGAACTATTTTGATTTCAACTACGGATAGAGTTGGAGGGACAGATGCAGACTACTCAAACGGTGGATTTGATACGAAAAGAGCCTATGGAAAAATAAATGCAAAAAAAGCTATAGAGGCTGCACAAGCATCACTTAACCCATAA